Sequence from the bacterium genome:
AGACCAAATAAGCATACCTAGTGATGCCAAAAATTGACCGCTCAAGAAAAGGTAAATAATAGCGGGAGTCAAAACCAAAGCCGTACCTACTCCCGGGATCAACGCCGCAATTGCCGCGGTACTCCCCCAAAGGGTTGGATTTGGCACTCCAAAGATGGCAAAACCAACCGAGGTTAATATACCCTGGATAACAGCAACAACCAAAGTGCCACGAATTACGGAATTTACAGCGACGATAAGTTTTTTTGCGATGGTTTCATCATGCGTATCGTGCAGAGGACTTAGGGTAATTAAGTAAGCCTTAAATTTTTGGCCGTCCTTAAAGGTGTAATATAGTGCCACGAGAAATATAAACGAGCTAATAAGCAGGCTGGCAATGTTTGAAAACACCGGACCCAGGTGCTGTAGTAGCCAGGTTAATCCTTGCTTTAGATATTGGTTTAGGTCTACGGAGAAATTAAGAGGCAATGAGGTTATATCTCTTACCTGGTTGATCGTTTTTTCAGCATATTGCGAAATATTGGTTGTGTTGCTTTCATCCGTAATCGAAGAGTACATCCCCGTTGCTTCATAAAAAATATTTATTCCCACAAAAATGAGAGGCATAACAGCTATAACCAAGACAATAATTGTAGAAATAAAGGCTGCTAGACCCTGTTTGTTGCGGGAAATTTTAAGAATTACACGGTGAACAGGGGCAAAAATCGTAACAAAAACCATTGCCAAAATTATTGCTGAAATGAATGGTTTGAAGACATAAAAACTTAGGATAATAGTCCCCAAAATTAGGCTCACCAAGAAGATTGTCTCAGATTTTTTTTGTGGCATTGGTGTTTAATTGATTACAACTTTATTTTATACTATCTGTTTGATGTAATCAATGATGCAAGCTTTAGGAAAGGGAGGAATAGTTACAACTTTACCAAATAACCAACTTTGCGTGTGATCTGTTAATACCAACCCATTCCTACCACTAACACGCCCGGATCTGTTTT
This genomic interval carries:
- a CDS encoding AI-2E family transporter, which gives rise to MPQKKSETIFLVSLILGTIILSFYVFKPFISAIILAMVFVTIFAPVHRVILKISRNKQGLAAFISTIIVLVIAVMPLIFVGINIFYEATGMYSSITDESNTTNISQYAEKTINQVRDITSLPLNFSVDLNQYLKQGLTWLLQHLGPVFSNIASLLISSFIFLVALYYTFKDGQKFKAYLITLSPLHDTHDETIAKKLIVAVNSVIRGTLVVAVIQGILTSVGFAIFGVPNPTLWGSTAAIAALIPGVGTALVLTPAIIYLFLSGQFLASLGMLIWSVMAVGLVDNFLGPKFMEKGVNIHPFIILLSILGGIAFFGPLGFILGPLMVSLLFALMEIYLSIKKEHE